In Patescibacteria group bacterium, one DNA window encodes the following:
- the purB gene encoding adenylosuccinate lyase: MLLSLSPLDGRYAAKVAVLRPYFSEFALMKYRTVVELKYLEALGDEAKIREVAKFSAAERKLVDQMLLNFSGKDAAEIKQIEATTNHDVKAVEYFLQRKLEKTSLRKRIPFLHFALTSEDVNNLAYALMVRDAGKYEILPELKKLHAEILRRAKNWKNLPMLARTHGQPATPTTLGKEFFVFAKRLERKITQLSKQEILGKLNGATGTFAAHAIAFPEVNWESFSQKFIRKLGLTPNLATTQIESHDWIAEVCDELRGVNNILTDLARDIWNYISWGFFKLQKKEGEVGSSTMPHKINPIDFENAEGNFGLANALLGFLSDKLPISRMQRDLTDSTVLRNLGVAVGHAFLGWQSLTKGLGKLEVNRPKILADLEANPEVLAEAIQTILRKNGDASAYEKLKKLTRGEQLSVELIHEFVQNLDIPAADKKRLLALTPEKYVGIAGKLVK, from the coding sequence ATGCTTCTCTCCCTTTCTCCACTCGACGGTCGCTACGCAGCCAAGGTCGCTGTTTTGCGACCGTACTTTTCGGAATTCGCGCTGATGAAATATCGCACCGTAGTCGAGCTGAAATATCTGGAGGCGCTCGGCGACGAGGCGAAGATCCGCGAAGTCGCGAAATTTTCTGCGGCGGAACGCAAGTTGGTCGATCAAATGTTGCTGAATTTTTCGGGAAAAGATGCCGCCGAGATCAAGCAAATCGAAGCGACGACGAATCACGATGTGAAAGCAGTCGAATATTTTTTGCAGCGAAAGCTCGAGAAAACCAGCCTCCGAAAGCGCATCCCCTTCCTGCACTTCGCGCTGACTTCGGAAGATGTGAATAATCTGGCTTACGCGCTGATGGTTCGGGACGCCGGGAAATACGAAATCCTGCCGGAACTAAAGAAACTCCACGCCGAGATTTTGCGCCGGGCGAAAAACTGGAAAAATCTCCCGATGCTCGCGCGCACACACGGTCAGCCCGCCACGCCGACCACGCTCGGCAAAGAATTTTTCGTCTTCGCGAAACGACTCGAACGCAAAATCACGCAACTCAGCAAGCAAGAAATTCTCGGCAAACTGAATGGCGCGACCGGAACTTTCGCCGCGCACGCCATCGCTTTCCCGGAAGTAAATTGGGAGAGTTTTTCGCAGAAATTTATCCGCAAGCTCGGACTCACGCCGAATCTCGCGACGACGCAAATCGAGTCGCACGACTGGATCGCGGAAGTTTGCGACGAGTTGCGGGGCGTGAATAATATCCTGACCGATCTCGCGCGCGACATTTGGAACTATATTTCTTGGGGTTTTTTCAAGCTCCAGAAGAAAGAAGGCGAAGTCGGAAGCTCGACGATGCCGCACAAAATCAATCCCATCGATTTCGAAAATGCCGAGGGCAACTTCGGACTCGCGAATGCGCTGCTTGGTTTCCTATCGGACAAATTGCCAATCAGTCGAATGCAGCGCGACCTGACTGACTCGACGGTGCTGCGCAATCTCGGCGTCGCAGTCGGCCACGCTTTCCTCGGCTGGCAGAGCCTCACGAAAGGTCTCGGAAAATTGGAAGTCAATCGCCCGAAAATTTTGGCTGATCTCGAGGCGAATCCTGAGGTTTTGGCGGAAGCAATCCAAACGATTTTGCGGAAAAATGGCGACGCCTCGGCTTACGAAAAATTGAAAAAGCTGACGCGCGGCGAACAATTGTCGGTCGAGCTGATTCACGAATTCGTGCAGAATTTGGACATCCCGGCAGCTGACAAAAAACGCCTGCTCGCACTCACGCCGGAAAAATATGTCGGCATCGCTGGGAAGTTGGTGAAATAA
- a CDS encoding AAA family ATPase has protein sequence MFIKTAHIKNFKSFKDSGEIEFNTPDKKTRGSGLNIFVGANNSGKSNLIEAFSLLLKGTAYELRGNEKDWKNDSKKDIEIHCKFEKSQNNFIETLRDSKTGFWRLSKKTLGEYEEDYELRDKIEKKKDVDYEFINANERQDKHAEIIGKFLKESQGEFKDGSLKILNERFQVLYSKTNFGRAVQKNLGAYFSGKKIKIGYRYADFLFEKLNLQINKRWMELEGSGMQRIFLFCVIQSFLKSQKTENKSQIFFIDEPEVFLHPDLQEKLLESLLEISKNAQVFIATHSPVFIQKETINNVYRFYKDEKNNTKIIHPKIKGEKQKTLIQILHYTNSAKIFFTNKVVLVEGHSDEYFFRCFWNQFKSDKKIEENLEIIRIDGKGNYEKTWKPFLDKFEIRNYFIGDWDNVTEFSILSSSKLSEYKNELKDKCYKKIRDKVNKKKINSKPLFEHLYNFIDNPSLDSDNLKKLKELAIHIFNKVTPYSELIKYIKSKDREEWENIERKIEEKYKAGVFILKEGDLESYLRLKGKDLEEVIKFCNNEKELQNILENEELNEIFSEISN, from the coding sequence ATGTTTATCAAAACTGCTCATATTAAAAACTTTAAAAGTTTTAAAGATAGCGGGGAAATTGAATTTAACACTCCAGATAAAAAAACTCGTGGAAGTGGTTTGAATATTTTTGTTGGAGCTAATAATTCTGGGAAATCAAATTTGATAGAAGCCTTTTCATTGCTATTAAAAGGGACAGCCTATGAGTTGAGAGGCAATGAAAAAGATTGGAAAAATGATTCCAAAAAAGATATTGAAATTCATTGTAAATTTGAAAAATCTCAAAATAATTTTATAGAAACCTTGCGCGATTCCAAGACTGGTTTTTGGCGTTTGTCTAAAAAAACTCTTGGAGAATATGAAGAAGATTATGAACTAAGAGATAAAATTGAGAAAAAGAAAGATGTTGATTATGAATTTATAAATGCCAACGAAAGACAAGACAAGCACGCAGAAATAATTGGCAAATTTCTCAAAGAAAGCCAGGGAGAGTTTAAAGATGGAAGTCTAAAAATTCTTAATGAAAGATTTCAAGTTTTATATTCTAAGACTAATTTCGGGAGAGCTGTCCAGAAGAACCTAGGAGCATATTTCTCTGGCAAGAAAATCAAAATAGGATATCGATATGCAGACTTTCTTTTTGAAAAATTAAACCTGCAGATTAATAAAAGATGGATGGAACTAGAAGGTTCAGGTATGCAAAGGATTTTTCTTTTTTGCGTCATTCAGTCTTTTTTAAAAAGTCAAAAGACTGAAAATAAGTCGCAGATATTTTTTATAGATGAGCCGGAAGTTTTTCTGCATCCTGATTTACAAGAAAAATTATTAGAATCTCTTCTGGAAATAAGCAAAAATGCTCAGGTTTTTATTGCTACGCATTCTCCAGTTTTTATTCAGAAAGAAACCATAAATAATGTTTATAGATTTTATAAAGATGAGAAAAATAATACTAAAATTATCCATCCTAAAATTAAAGGGGAAAAACAAAAAACTTTAATTCAGATTCTTCATTACACAAATTCAGCAAAAATATTTTTTACAAACAAAGTTGTTTTGGTCGAAGGGCATAGCGATGAATATTTTTTTCGTTGCTTTTGGAATCAGTTCAAGTCTGACAAAAAAATTGAAGAAAATTTAGAAATAATCAGAATTGACGGAAAAGGTAATTATGAAAAAACCTGGAAACCATTTCTTGATAAGTTTGAAATTAGAAATTATTTCATAGGGGACTGGGACAATGTGACTGAATTTAGTATTTTAAGTTCCAGTAAATTGTCGGAGTATAAAAATGAGCTTAAGGATAAGTGTTATAAAAAGATAAGAGATAAAGTGAATAAAAAAAAGATCAACTCAAAACCACTCTTTGAGCACCTTTATAATTTTATAGATAATCCTTCTTTAGACTCTGATAATCTCAAAAAACTTAAGGAATTAGCGATACATATATTTAATAAAGTTACTCCGTATTCAGAGCTAATAAAATATATTAAAAGTAAAGATAGAGAAGAATGGGAAAATATTGAACGGAAAATTGAGGAAAAATATAAAGCCGGAGTTTTCATACTTAAAGAGGGGGATTTGGAGAGCTACTTAAGACTTAAAGGCAAAGATTTAGAAGAGGTTATTAAATTTTGCAATAACGAAAAAGAATTACAGAATATTCTGGAAAACGAAGAGTTAAATGAAATTTTTAGCGAAATCTCAAATTAA